The following coding sequences lie in one Synechococcus sp. CC9902 genomic window:
- a CDS encoding methyltransferase domain-containing protein, whose product MPDSCCPPSDAFDQTRAVEERYGAAAHAQEACLCTPVGFDPELLRVIPKAVVERDYGCGDPTRWVRAGDRVLDLGSGSGKNAFICSQLVGADGAVIGIDRNVEMLALSRGAAAQVAEAIGYNNVQFVDGSIEALDAPIDDGTPLVADESVDLVLSNCVLNLVNPSDRERLLANIRRVLAPGGRVAISDIVCDQVVPQHLQDDPDLWSGCISGAWEESAFLDAFRRLGFEQVHYADRSQDPWREVEGIEFRAVTLVGDLPGSSGCCP is encoded by the coding sequence ATGCCTGATTCTTGTTGTCCGCCATCGGATGCTTTTGATCAAACCCGTGCCGTGGAGGAGCGTTATGGCGCTGCCGCTCATGCGCAAGAGGCTTGTTTGTGCACCCCTGTGGGGTTTGATCCTGAACTCCTGCGTGTGATCCCGAAGGCCGTTGTCGAGCGTGATTACGGCTGTGGAGATCCCACTCGCTGGGTTCGTGCGGGTGATCGGGTGTTGGATCTTGGCAGTGGCAGCGGCAAGAACGCCTTCATTTGTTCTCAACTTGTGGGTGCTGATGGTGCCGTCATTGGCATCGACCGCAACGTCGAGATGTTGGCCTTGTCCCGTGGTGCTGCGGCCCAAGTTGCTGAGGCGATTGGCTACAACAATGTTCAGTTTGTTGATGGATCCATTGAGGCGCTTGATGCCCCCATCGACGATGGAACACCCCTTGTCGCTGATGAAAGCGTTGATTTGGTCTTAAGTAATTGCGTTCTCAATTTGGTGAATCCTTCCGATCGAGAGCGACTTTTGGCCAACATTCGACGCGTTCTTGCTCCAGGTGGTCGAGTCGCCATCAGCGACATTGTTTGCGATCAAGTTGTGCCCCAGCACCTTCAGGACGATCCAGATCTCTGGAGCGGCTGTATCAGCGGAGCCTGGGAAGAGAGCGCATTTCTTGATGCCTTCCGCCGCCTTGGTTTCGAGCAGGTGCATTACGCCGATCGCAGCCAGGATCCCTGGAGGGAAGTTGAAGGAATCGAGTTTCGGGCTGTCACCCTCGTCGGCGATCTGCCTGGTTCTTCGGGTTGCTGCCCTTAA
- a CDS encoding DEAD/DEAH box helicase, with amino-acid sequence MQPREWQQHLIQLLRRRLDQLSSGSPAADLGDILVFAGPGAGKTLGALLGFSSMRREGHLDQFVVFCHRTSILEQWKQAAAGLGLSLEEWPCTDAAAKAADGLLVTYQGAGRQLKPLQQQLGQLQADRCMAIADEAHHLGLDPEDPKAPAWGQTFQALTESFKLRVGLTGTPFRADNLGFCAARRIRIVQDGMVMEQIRPDLCVEPRDLIAAGDVRPLEFRFQDGWVEHSREGMPDRDVSPLSAEHRESWRARNLRRAIRLADSSSIGQQVLLRAQRKLTDLRQSHPDAAGLVIARDIDHAEAIATLLKEDGNRVELVHSQSPQAAERLHGFQCGTADWLVSIDMCAEGFDAPRLRVVAYLTTVVTRSRFVQGITRAVRMTATLAAKETIPRAPSFVFAPADPLLMEYARSWSIAEPYVLRPREDAEADELGAGGHWRGPSLPMEAVEDGAGNVIRLKTPELPLFLQQ; translated from the coding sequence ATCCAACCGCGGGAATGGCAACAACATCTGATTCAGTTGTTACGCCGCCGACTGGATCAACTCTCCAGCGGCTCGCCCGCTGCTGACCTTGGCGACATTCTTGTATTTGCCGGACCTGGAGCAGGCAAAACCCTTGGGGCATTACTGGGCTTTTCCAGCATGCGACGCGAGGGCCATCTGGATCAATTTGTGGTGTTCTGCCATCGAACATCAATCCTGGAGCAGTGGAAACAAGCAGCGGCTGGACTCGGTTTAAGCCTTGAGGAATGGCCCTGCACCGATGCGGCGGCCAAAGCGGCTGATGGACTGCTGGTGACATATCAGGGAGCGGGGCGTCAGCTCAAACCTCTGCAGCAGCAACTCGGGCAACTTCAAGCTGATCGCTGCATGGCGATTGCCGATGAGGCTCACCACCTTGGGCTGGATCCTGAAGACCCCAAAGCACCGGCATGGGGACAAACCTTCCAAGCGCTGACCGAAAGCTTCAAGTTGCGCGTCGGACTCACTGGCACACCATTCCGCGCCGACAACTTGGGGTTCTGCGCAGCCCGCCGGATTCGCATTGTTCAAGACGGCATGGTGATGGAGCAAATTCGCCCTGATCTATGCGTTGAGCCGAGGGACTTGATCGCCGCTGGAGACGTGCGACCTCTCGAATTCCGCTTTCAAGACGGGTGGGTGGAGCACAGTCGAGAAGGGATGCCCGACCGCGACGTGTCACCCCTCTCCGCCGAACATCGGGAAAGCTGGCGAGCCCGCAACCTTCGCCGCGCCATCCGCTTGGCCGACAGCAGCAGCATCGGTCAACAGGTGTTGCTGCGAGCGCAACGCAAGTTGACGGACTTACGGCAAAGCCATCCTGATGCGGCAGGACTTGTCATTGCCAGGGATATTGATCACGCCGAAGCCATCGCCACGCTGCTGAAGGAAGACGGCAATCGCGTGGAGCTCGTGCATTCCCAAAGCCCACAGGCGGCAGAGCGGCTCCATGGATTTCAGTGCGGCACGGCCGACTGGCTCGTCAGCATTGATATGTGTGCTGAGGGTTTTGATGCTCCACGCCTAAGGGTTGTGGCTTACCTCACCACCGTGGTTACCCGAAGTCGGTTTGTTCAAGGCATCACCCGGGCGGTTCGGATGACGGCAACCCTTGCGGCCAAGGAGACCATCCCCCGCGCACCCTCGTTTGTTTTTGCTCCAGCCGACCCACTCCTGATGGAGTACGCCCGTTCTTGGTCGATCGCGGAGCCCTACGTTTTACGTCCGCGCGAGGATGCCGAGGCGGACGAACTTGGGGCTGGTGGGCACTGGCGTGGTCCCAGCCTTCCCATGGAGGCTGTCGAAGATGGAGCCGGGAATGTGATCCGTCTCAAGACACCAGAACTTCCACTGTTTTTGCAGCAGTGA
- a CDS encoding N2,N2-dimethylguanosine tRNA methyltransferase, with the protein MADTALGIPDHHYREGSASLTLGSGFFRPDSRPSRDCSVLLARHQQQNAEGQLRWLDLMAGCGIRGLRWGLEAVPARAERVELWVNDGDPDRLPCLESNLSGLPMPVRISSQAAEVVLAQAYLEGRFFDLIDLDAFGAPGALIQPVLQALRFEGLLLLASTDGRSPTGHDRAGAVRSLGAAARVHPASWELALRHQLGLLARQAWMLGRGLQPLLCFSEGRTFRVGVRMRRHLQPGEEHRLGLLARCDACGSQVVQILRNLSGWPACRCASGAGRWSVSGPLWIGPLQDPQTLAALRRDPWLREPGAISNQTQRLLERLEADPGSPATVWPTDELARRVGIGGPPPLNQLVTAVRRAGFQAYPSGVMAGQLRTDADLTVLLRLCADLCSEGT; encoded by the coding sequence TTGGCTGACACAGCTCTGGGCATACCGGATCATCACTATCGCGAAGGGTCTGCCTCCCTAACGCTGGGATCGGGGTTTTTTCGTCCGGATTCTCGGCCTTCCCGGGACTGTTCGGTGCTGTTGGCCCGTCATCAACAGCAGAACGCGGAGGGCCAACTCCGCTGGCTCGATCTCATGGCAGGGTGCGGAATTCGTGGTTTGCGCTGGGGATTAGAAGCCGTTCCAGCCAGAGCAGAGCGGGTTGAGCTCTGGGTGAACGATGGCGACCCAGATCGTTTGCCCTGCCTGGAGAGCAACCTGAGTGGTCTCCCGATGCCGGTGCGCATCAGTTCCCAGGCTGCCGAGGTGGTGTTGGCACAGGCGTATCTGGAAGGCCGCTTTTTCGATTTGATCGATCTTGATGCGTTCGGCGCCCCTGGGGCATTAATTCAGCCGGTTTTACAAGCCTTGCGGTTCGAGGGGCTGCTGCTGCTGGCAAGTACGGATGGGCGCTCCCCAACGGGCCACGACCGCGCTGGAGCGGTTCGCAGCCTTGGTGCGGCTGCACGGGTGCATCCTGCGAGCTGGGAATTGGCTTTGCGCCACCAACTTGGATTGCTGGCCCGTCAAGCTTGGATGTTGGGTCGGGGTCTTCAACCCCTGCTTTGTTTCAGTGAAGGAAGAACCTTTCGGGTTGGTGTGCGCATGCGGCGGCATCTTCAACCGGGCGAGGAGCATCGCTTGGGCCTCTTGGCTCGTTGTGACGCCTGTGGATCGCAAGTGGTGCAGATTTTGAGAAATCTCAGTGGGTGGCCAGCCTGTCGCTGTGCAAGCGGAGCAGGTCGGTGGAGTGTGAGCGGTCCCCTCTGGATCGGACCTCTGCAGGATCCTCAAACCTTGGCTGCGTTGCGCCGCGATCCCTGGCTGCGGGAACCGGGGGCTATCTCCAATCAGACGCAGCGGTTGCTGGAGCGTTTAGAGGCCGACCCAGGCAGTCCGGCAACGGTTTGGCCCACCGATGAGTTGGCGCGACGTGTTGGTATTGGTGGGCCGCCGCCCTTGAACCAGCTCGTCACAGCGGTGCGGCGAGCCGGATTTCAGGCCTATCCCAGTGGCGTGATGGCTGGGCAATTGCGAACCGATGCAGATTTAACAGTCCTGTTAAGGCTTTGCGCTGATTTGTGTTCCGAAGGGACTTAA
- the petM gene encoding cytochrome b6-f complex subunit PetM, whose translation MASEIFGTAAIFWVLIPIGLVGGALLLKLEGD comes from the coding sequence ATGGCTTCAGAAATTTTCGGAACGGCCGCCATTTTCTGGGTTTTGATCCCCATTGGTCTTGTCGGTGGTGCCTTGCTGTTGAAACTTGAGGGCGATTGA
- a CDS encoding Re/Si-specific NAD(P)(+) transhydrogenase subunit alpha, giving the protein MPRLLIPVESTPGETRIAATPDTVKKFISLGCSVSVERGAGVASGYLDAAYSDQGAALVAVGDASTWSQADILLCVQPPSSENLRRLHQGALVVGLMAPYANAALATTLQQAGLSAMALELLPRISRAQSADALSSQANIAGYKSVLLASSALDRYFPMLMTAAGTVQPAKVVILGAGVAGLQAVATARRLGAVVYVSDIRPAVKEQVESLGARFIEPPETDDKPAESGGYAKQASDAFLAAQRQQLSDQLAEADVAICTAQVPGRRAPRLISEDMLDRMRPGAVVVDLAVAQGGNCADTVPGQTVDRKGVKLIGGNDLPCTVPNHASALYARNLVALLEPTMKDGQFSLDLDDELIAGCLIAQDGSIRRGDVLTPGAN; this is encoded by the coding sequence TTGCCCAGACTTCTGATACCGGTGGAGTCGACACCGGGAGAAACCCGGATCGCGGCAACGCCCGACACGGTCAAAAAATTTATTTCGCTCGGCTGTTCGGTCTCAGTTGAGCGCGGCGCCGGTGTGGCGTCGGGTTATTTAGACGCCGCCTATTCCGATCAGGGTGCAGCGTTGGTTGCGGTTGGGGACGCCAGTACCTGGTCCCAAGCCGACATCCTTCTCTGTGTGCAGCCGCCTTCGTCAGAGAACTTGCGTCGTCTGCATCAGGGGGCGTTGGTGGTGGGTTTGATGGCGCCCTATGCCAACGCGGCTTTAGCGACGACCCTCCAACAGGCAGGCCTGTCGGCGATGGCCCTAGAGCTGCTGCCAAGAATCAGCCGTGCTCAGTCGGCTGATGCTCTTTCATCTCAAGCGAATATCGCTGGATATAAATCGGTGCTGTTGGCATCGTCCGCCTTGGATCGCTACTTCCCGATGCTGATGACGGCTGCCGGCACGGTGCAGCCAGCCAAGGTGGTGATTCTTGGCGCTGGAGTGGCTGGATTGCAGGCGGTGGCAACGGCCCGCCGTCTCGGAGCGGTGGTTTACGTGAGTGATATCCGGCCCGCCGTGAAGGAACAGGTGGAATCCCTCGGCGCTCGCTTTATCGAGCCGCCAGAAACGGACGACAAACCTGCTGAATCCGGTGGCTACGCCAAGCAGGCTTCCGATGCTTTTCTCGCTGCGCAGCGTCAGCAATTGTCTGACCAATTGGCCGAGGCGGATGTGGCGATCTGTACCGCCCAGGTGCCGGGCCGCCGTGCCCCCCGTTTGATCAGTGAAGACATGCTCGATCGCATGCGCCCTGGTGCCGTTGTTGTGGATTTAGCCGTGGCGCAGGGCGGCAATTGTGCGGATACGGTCCCCGGACAGACCGTGGACCGCAAAGGGGTGAAGTTGATTGGGGGGAACGACCTTCCCTGCACTGTTCCCAACCACGCCAGTGCGCTGTACGCCCGCAACCTTGTGGCTCTGCTGGAGCCCACGATGAAGGATGGCCAGTTCAGTTTGGATCTCGATGATGAACTGATTGCCGGTTGTTTGATTGCTCAGGACGGCTCGATCCGCCGCGGCGACGTTCTTACCCCAGGAGCCAACTGA
- the infA gene encoding translation initiation factor IF-1: protein MIETSGVIEKEQGNGFYLVTLEQPAGHQCLCRAAGKLTKFRIKLLAGDKVLVEISPYDLTRGRITYRERNAGAPGGRPGGNRPGGPRRR, encoded by the coding sequence ATGATCGAAACCTCGGGTGTGATCGAGAAGGAACAGGGCAATGGGTTCTATCTAGTCACGCTCGAGCAGCCTGCCGGTCACCAGTGTCTATGTCGCGCTGCAGGAAAGCTGACCAAATTTCGGATCAAATTGTTGGCTGGCGACAAGGTGCTTGTCGAAATCAGTCCCTACGACCTCACCCGCGGGCGGATCACCTACCGCGAGCGCAATGCCGGAGCACCCGGCGGACGCCCAGGCGGCAATCGCCCAGGTGGACCACGGCGCCGCTGA
- a CDS encoding NAD(P)(+) transhydrogenase (Re/Si-specific) subunit beta, whose translation MTDYIKYVIDLVAVLLLALGIKGLSKVRSARGANQLAAVAMGLAVVGLLVNYVGVPTFNTQAWSWIVGGSIVGGVLGVITAQRVPMTSMPETVALFNGCGGMSSLLVALAAALEPIALDATGPVALVSIVVSVFVGSITFTGSIVAMAKLQGWLSTPPWMQSRLRHAVNIALAVAALVGAIEMVRTTGGATGLWLLVVASSLLGIGVTLPIGGADMPVVISLLNSYSGVAAAAAGFVVGSQLLVVAGAMVGAAGLILTQVMCNGMNRSLVSVLFGGALGASSSSSAGGGEYTNITSCSVEECALTLEAAERVIIVPGYGLAVAQAQHTLREVTRSLEAAGIDVTYAIHPVAGRMPGHMNVLLAEADVPYEQLKEMDVINPEFPATDVVLVLGANDVVNPQAKTDPNSPLYGMPVLDVQQARTVFVVKRGMSAGYSGIKNDLFDLANTSMVFGDAKKVLGDLLVELKDLGVGK comes from the coding sequence ATGACTGACTACATCAAATACGTGATCGATCTTGTCGCCGTTCTGTTGTTGGCCCTTGGTATCAAGGGTTTGTCGAAAGTGAGGTCCGCCCGAGGGGCGAACCAATTGGCGGCTGTTGCGATGGGCTTGGCGGTCGTTGGCCTACTGGTGAATTACGTCGGGGTACCAACCTTCAACACCCAAGCTTGGTCTTGGATCGTTGGTGGAAGCATCGTCGGTGGTGTTCTCGGGGTGATCACGGCCCAGCGGGTTCCGATGACGTCGATGCCCGAGACCGTTGCTCTTTTCAACGGTTGTGGTGGCATGTCGTCATTACTTGTGGCTTTGGCTGCAGCTTTGGAACCGATTGCACTCGATGCAACGGGACCCGTCGCGCTGGTGTCGATTGTCGTGTCAGTCTTCGTGGGCTCGATCACCTTTACCGGTTCGATTGTGGCGATGGCGAAGTTGCAGGGCTGGCTGTCGACGCCCCCCTGGATGCAAAGCCGGCTGCGCCATGCCGTGAATATCGCCTTGGCCGTCGCGGCGTTGGTGGGTGCCATTGAAATGGTGAGAACCACCGGTGGTGCCACGGGCCTGTGGCTGTTGGTGGTGGCCTCCAGTTTGTTGGGCATTGGCGTAACGCTGCCGATTGGTGGTGCTGATATGCCCGTGGTGATCTCTCTGCTGAACAGCTACTCCGGTGTTGCAGCAGCAGCAGCAGGTTTTGTTGTCGGCAGTCAGTTGCTTGTTGTGGCGGGAGCGATGGTGGGAGCTGCCGGCTTGATCCTCACCCAGGTGATGTGTAACGGCATGAACCGTTCCCTGGTGTCCGTGTTGTTTGGTGGAGCGCTTGGAGCAAGCTCCAGCTCGAGTGCGGGTGGTGGTGAATACACCAACATCACGAGCTGCAGTGTTGAAGAGTGCGCCCTCACGCTTGAGGCGGCCGAGCGGGTGATCATTGTTCCTGGCTATGGACTCGCCGTGGCCCAAGCTCAGCACACGCTGCGTGAGGTCACCCGTTCCCTTGAGGCTGCGGGAATTGATGTCACCTACGCGATTCATCCCGTTGCTGGCCGTATGCCAGGCCATATGAATGTTCTGCTCGCAGAGGCCGATGTGCCCTACGAGCAGCTCAAGGAGATGGATGTGATTAATCCTGAGTTCCCTGCCACCGATGTGGTGTTGGTGTTGGGAGCCAATGACGTGGTGAATCCCCAGGCCAAGACCGATCCCAATTCACCGTTGTACGGCATGCCTGTGCTCGACGTGCAGCAAGCCCGCACGGTGTTTGTGGTGAAGCGGGGCATGAGTGCCGGCTATTCCGGGATCAAAAACGATCTGTTTGATCTGGCGAATACCTCGATGGTGTTTGGCGATGCCAAAAAGGTTCTGGGAGATCTGCTCGTGGAGCTCAAGGATCTCGGCGTTGGCAAGTAG
- the trxB gene encoding thioredoxin-disulfide reductase, whose protein sequence is MVSGAPESIENLVIVGSGPAGYTAAIYAARANLQPILVTGFQRGGIPGGQLMTTTHVENFPGFPDGVLGPDLMDLMKAQAVRWGTHLLEADADSIDLSQRPFQIQVEGETIRAHAVVIATGASANRLGLPSEEKFWSRGISACAICDGATPQFRNAELAVVGGGDSACEEAVYLTKYGSHVHLIVRSERLRASAAMADRVLANPAITVHWTSEIVDVSGEDWMETLTLRNRIDDSTTDFAVKGLFYAIGHTPNTELLKGQIDLDSKAYLATTSGRPETSIDGVFAAGDVADAEWRQGITAAGSGCKAALAAERWLSHHDLATLMKRDNVEPAKAERPVNVDVTTEATYSPEGLWQKGGYALRKLYHDSNKPILVVYTSPSCGPCHVLKPQLQRVINELDGAAQAIVIDIESDQEIAEQAGVSGTPTIQLFHQKAMVKQWRGVKQRSEFKQAIEALIS, encoded by the coding sequence ATGGTTTCTGGTGCTCCCGAGTCGATTGAAAACCTTGTAATTGTTGGGTCAGGGCCGGCTGGATATACAGCAGCCATCTATGCCGCCAGAGCCAACCTCCAGCCCATCTTGGTAACGGGATTCCAGCGAGGAGGAATTCCGGGCGGGCAACTCATGACCACGACCCACGTCGAGAACTTTCCTGGATTTCCCGATGGAGTGCTCGGACCAGATTTGATGGATTTGATGAAGGCTCAAGCGGTTCGCTGGGGAACCCATTTGCTTGAGGCCGACGCAGATTCTATTGATCTAAGCCAGCGCCCATTTCAGATTCAAGTTGAAGGGGAAACTATTCGGGCCCATGCAGTTGTGATTGCAACGGGCGCCAGTGCTAACCGCTTGGGATTGCCCTCAGAGGAGAAATTTTGGAGCCGTGGCATTAGTGCCTGTGCAATTTGTGATGGAGCGACACCCCAATTCCGCAACGCCGAACTCGCCGTTGTCGGTGGCGGTGATTCCGCCTGCGAAGAGGCCGTTTATCTCACGAAATACGGCAGCCACGTGCATCTGATCGTGCGCTCCGAACGGTTACGGGCCAGCGCCGCCATGGCCGACCGAGTGCTTGCTAACCCAGCCATCACCGTGCATTGGACCAGTGAGATTGTCGATGTAAGCGGTGAAGACTGGATGGAGACGCTTACCTTGCGAAACCGCATCGATGATTCAACCACTGACTTTGCGGTCAAAGGCTTGTTTTATGCCATTGGCCATACCCCCAACACCGAGCTGTTGAAAGGTCAAATTGACCTCGATAGCAAGGCTTATCTCGCCACAACATCAGGCCGCCCAGAAACATCCATTGATGGCGTGTTTGCAGCTGGTGATGTGGCGGACGCTGAATGGAGGCAAGGCATTACAGCAGCTGGCAGCGGCTGTAAGGCAGCCTTAGCGGCCGAGCGTTGGCTGAGCCATCACGATTTAGCCACCCTAATGAAACGGGACAACGTTGAGCCAGCCAAGGCGGAACGACCGGTCAACGTGGATGTCACCACGGAAGCCACCTACAGCCCTGAAGGGCTCTGGCAAAAAGGGGGTTACGCCCTTCGCAAGCTTTATCACGACAGCAACAAACCAATTCTTGTGGTTTACACCTCACCAAGCTGTGGCCCTTGCCACGTGTTGAAGCCTCAGCTTCAACGGGTGATCAATGAGCTCGACGGGGCCGCCCAAGCGATCGTGATTGATATCGAATCCGACCAAGAGATTGCCGAGCAGGCAGGGGTGAGCGGTACCCCCACCATTCAGCTGTTTCACCAAAAAGCGATGGTGAAGCAATGGCGTGGGGTGAAACAACGCAGTGAGTTCAAACAGGCCATCGAAGCCCTGATCAGTTAA
- a CDS encoding pseudouridine synthase codes for MTTLLLHKPYGVLSQFTREENSRWASLQDFVDTPDVYAAGRLDADSEGLLVLTSNGRLQQQLTDPRFGHWRTYWVQVEGTPQPHQLQQLRDGITVQGHRTRPAKAAWLKAEAIPTIGDRVPPIRYRATIPTHWLEISLTEGRNRQVRRMTAAVGLPTLRLVRHTIDLMDGGTPLTLTGLEPGASRAVSKEEEARFVQLLKGSNPKNQADRRRG; via the coding sequence TTGACGACTTTGTTGCTCCATAAGCCATACGGGGTGCTTAGCCAGTTCACTCGCGAAGAGAACAGTCGCTGGGCCAGCCTGCAAGATTTTGTTGATACACCCGATGTGTATGCAGCTGGTCGTCTGGATGCCGACAGCGAAGGATTACTTGTACTCACAAGCAATGGACGACTCCAACAACAGTTAACCGATCCTCGCTTCGGTCATTGGCGAACCTATTGGGTTCAAGTGGAGGGAACTCCCCAGCCCCATCAATTACAACAACTTCGCGACGGCATCACGGTGCAGGGCCATCGCACGCGTCCGGCCAAAGCCGCATGGCTTAAAGCTGAAGCCATACCAACCATCGGGGATCGCGTCCCGCCGATTCGGTACCGCGCAACCATCCCCACTCACTGGCTGGAAATCTCCCTCACGGAAGGCAGGAATCGTCAGGTGCGTCGCATGACCGCAGCCGTTGGCCTACCCACGCTTCGATTGGTCCGCCACACCATCGACCTCATGGATGGGGGCACTCCCTTGACTCTGACAGGACTCGAACCCGGCGCATCGCGGGCAGTGAGCAAGGAGGAAGAAGCTCGTTTTGTGCAGTTGCTTAAGGGCAGCAACCCGAAGAACCAGGCAGATCGCCGACGAGGGTGA
- a CDS encoding NAD(P)H-binding protein, whose protein sequence is MQVLVVGGTGTLGRQIARRALDSGHQVRCMVRTPRKAAFLQEWGCELTRGDLLEPDSLDYALDGVDAVIDAATSRPSDPQSIYESDWDGKLNLLKACDRANVKRFVFLSLLGAHRYRDVPLMDIKACTENLLEASDFDYTILQGAAFMQGVISQFAIPVLESQTVWVSGSPTAIAYMNTQDMARFAVAALERPETVRGTFPVVGPKPWNTGQLVQLCERCSDKTARVFRVQPILIKLMQGVASFFEPAVNVAERLAFAEVTGGGQALDAPMKSSYAAFGLDEAETTDMESYIREYYDTILKKLREMEADLDKDAKKKLPF, encoded by the coding sequence ATGCAGGTTCTGGTGGTTGGAGGAACGGGCACCCTCGGACGGCAGATTGCTCGTCGAGCCTTGGATTCAGGGCATCAGGTTCGTTGCATGGTCCGAACCCCTCGCAAGGCGGCGTTTTTGCAGGAGTGGGGCTGTGAGCTCACACGTGGTGACCTGTTGGAGCCCGACAGCCTCGATTACGCCCTTGACGGTGTTGATGCGGTGATCGATGCCGCCACCAGTCGCCCTAGTGATCCGCAGAGCATTTACGAGTCTGATTGGGACGGAAAGCTCAATCTCCTGAAGGCCTGTGATCGCGCCAATGTGAAGCGATTCGTGTTCCTTTCGTTGCTAGGGGCCCACCGGTATCGCGATGTGCCGTTGATGGACATCAAGGCATGTACTGAGAATCTGCTGGAGGCTTCGGATTTTGATTACACCATCCTCCAAGGCGCAGCTTTTATGCAGGGTGTGATCAGCCAATTCGCAATCCCAGTGTTGGAAAGCCAAACCGTTTGGGTGAGTGGAAGTCCTACGGCGATTGCTTATATGAACACCCAGGACATGGCCCGTTTTGCGGTGGCGGCCCTCGAACGTCCAGAAACGGTGAGGGGAACCTTCCCTGTTGTGGGCCCTAAACCCTGGAATACAGGGCAACTGGTTCAGCTGTGCGAGCGTTGCAGCGACAAGACGGCGCGTGTGTTCCGCGTTCAGCCGATCTTGATCAAGCTGATGCAAGGCGTTGCTTCATTTTTCGAACCTGCCGTAAATGTGGCCGAACGTCTGGCCTTCGCAGAAGTCACCGGTGGTGGTCAGGCCCTCGATGCTCCGATGAAATCCAGTTATGCCGCGTTCGGCTTGGATGAAGCCGAGACAACGGATATGGAGAGTTATATCCGGGAGTACTACGACACGATTCTCAAGAAGCTTCGTGAGATGGAGGCGGATCTTGATAAAGACGCCAAGAAAAAACTTCCCTTCTAG
- a CDS encoding NAD(P) transhydrogenase subunit alpha: MESSFVEFLWVLLLGSLLGLELIGKVPPTLHTPLMSGANAISGITVLAALTAIIKADGNPTLLVLGSVSLGFALFNVIGGFLVTDRMLAMFSRKPARKENR, translated from the coding sequence ATGGAATCCTCGTTTGTTGAATTTTTATGGGTGCTGCTCTTGGGCAGCCTTCTCGGTCTTGAACTCATCGGGAAAGTTCCACCCACATTGCACACACCGCTGATGAGTGGTGCCAATGCCATCTCGGGCATCACGGTGCTGGCAGCTCTCACAGCCATCATCAAGGCCGACGGCAATCCAACCCTGTTAGTGCTCGGCTCGGTTTCCCTGGGTTTTGCCCTGTTCAACGTGATCGGTGGCTTTCTCGTCACGGATCGAATGCTGGCGATGTTCAGCCGTAAGCCCGCACGCAAGGAGAACCGCTGA